In Sphaeramia orbicularis chromosome 5, fSphaOr1.1, whole genome shotgun sequence, the genomic stretch TCTGGACCTGACGCATTTACGCACGTGTGTAAGAATAAAAAGCATCCCcttaaacacacgcacacacctgcCACTACACAACACAAACTCTCCGAATCCTCTCAAACAACTCTTACTACTGTACTTAACATCGTGTTTTCTGATCACTGCCTGGAGTTTCAGTTCAGTCTTACCTGTGCGAACTTCCGCTGAGTGACTCCTTTCGTGGAACCTTCAGACACCTGACACTCTCCGCCGTCTGCGCGTCGCCGCCCGGTGTGGACCGAGGAGGGAGGGGTGAGCGCAAAGGTGTCATGGGAATGGAAGAGCCGGGTCACGTGACTTTATGCACCAATGACCTTGGATATTACATTACCCCTACCTGGCTGATCCACCCCCTCCATCCTCACCCACCATCCCAACTGTTTGACAAGTATACAAAAAGAAACAACGCAACAAAATGAGGGAATGTAAGGACACCGGCTCTGGTTCAGCATTATCAGTAGTTTATGACAATGTAGGAGCTACGGAACAGGATTTGTACACAACAATATTTTGCATACCaattcatgtatatttcttttactaatcatattgataatatctgtcttgtacatattgtacaaactgcTTGCTCTAAGTGCGCtttaatagtgttttaatatgtatttttaggtgtatatataagtgtgtgtgtgtgtgtgtgtgtgtgtgtgtgtgtgtgtgtgtgtgtgtgtgtgtatacaccacaggtcaaaagttttagaacaccccaatttttccagttttgtattgaaattccagcagttcaagtccaatgaacagcttgaaatggtacaaaggtaagcggtgcactgccagaggtaaaaaaaaaaaaaaaaaaaggtaaggttaaacaaaactgaaaaataatgtacatttcagaattatacaaaaaggcgaacaagaaatgggttaacaacttaaagcagttctgcagcaatggaggttgatcaagcctcaaaagttggaaagttggtgctaccaattcctacaggtgtcccaacatttctgaattccttccaaccccctgtgtctgcataaaagtagtgttggaacattcatctggtctctaatctgagctgctgttaatttgcgatttctgaggctggtgactcagatgaacttatcttcagcatcagaggtgactcttggtcttcctttcctggggcggtcctcatgtgagccagtttcgttggcgcgcttgatggtttttgcaactgcacttggggacacattcaaagtttttgaaattttctagactgactgaccttcatttcttaaagtaatgatggccactcgtttgtctttacttagctgattggttctcgccataatatgcattctaacagttgtccagtagggctgtcagctgtgcatcaacctgacttctgcacaacacaactgatggtcccaaccccatcaataaggcaagaaattccactaagtaaccctgacaaggcacagctatgaagtgaaaaccatttcaggtgactacctcttgatgctcatcaagagaatgccaagggtgtgcaaggcagtcatcagagctaagggtggctactttgaagaaactagaatataagagatgttttcagttatttcacacttttttgttaagtacataattccacatgtgttcattcatagttttgatgccttcagtgagaatctacaatgtaaatagtcatgaaataaagaaaatgcgaagaatgagaaggtgtgtccaaacttttggcctgtactgtatatatatatatatatatatatatatatatatatatatatatatatatatatatatatatatatatgtatatatatatgtatatatatgtatatatatatatatatatatatatatatatatatatatatatatatatattgctgtggattcatttagatgaatcacaattaaatatcattcatgaacaaacagactcaagaaagaagggaatatatatgcacttaatttGTTTGTGAAACAGTTTCAacgaaacaacttgaaacaacggttctgtctttgtttttttttgtactcaaatttcccaCCCTGAGGGCTgatgtgctgtttagcatcttccatctttatgggttggttctgctgcctgtttctactggatcaactgcccattggTCATGCGGTAACTCTTCTTGGACAATATATTTCCAATATATAAGAGGATTCAACAAAATTtccacaaaaatacattaaaactacaCTGCTGCACATAAAGgagtaataaaatatttttttcctcttctcatgaaatgattgtgtgtTACACAATGTGgtgtattcttgatagataaagtgtaaatggtaattactgatgtgtatccaaaggaaataaaaaaggaatgtgactgaaaatgaAATTAATCCAATTTTATGGCAACAGTGTGTAACAAAAGTTAAGATAATATTCAGTTTTATTGATctcacaacagggaaattcactgaTTAAAGCAACCAGGGGATAAAGTAAAAGAAAATGTATATGCACaaagacagttaaaaaaaaacaaacagtacacAAAAGACTAACAGTAATGAAACTCTGTAGGctttgtacatatatacataagaAGCAaaatttgcatatataaggtaaTATACAGAAGTCAAGTACTTTTTATGTCGCAGGGAACATATTAACCTATACCTGTCTGGGATAGGGTAAATGTTGGTATTGATGGTGCTCTGGTAGAAGTTTGCATTACATTTGCCTTGTAAATAAGGTTTgttggtgggtgggtggtggAATGAGAGGGGAGATTTTAAAGCATCTGAGGAATCTGAACTGGCAAGCAACCACTCTGGTGAGGAGTTCAGAGTTTGTTTGCTTTTTCAGGGAAGCGAACTGCCCACCCTGTAGCCTATGAGGGTCAataagtatttctttttttttttttttttttttccaataaaagcCTGGTTGTAGAATCACTTTACAAGTTACACCCAATTTTTTTGCAGTCTATTTGACTGAAGTAACATTTGtccccctccaacacacacacacacgcttctaTAAAATTGTTTGAGACTGTCTATGTCAGTTATTATACAAATACACACCATAATGCAATTGTATGAGCGACTGCAATCATTCATATAATCATTCCGTTCATCTgtataaacataaatatcatCATTTATGTCCGTATCATTTTTTGTCCCTACTTCATCCCTATGTATACTTTAGTAATATACTTTATttattcacgatttatatgtattttatgtaAAGTATGTCCTGCACAATTTCTATTTCCAAACACTAAAAACCAAAAGgtattttattttagattcttGTGTACCTGTTTGATGCCAATCAGTGGCTTTTCTCCTCATAAGATGTATTGCATGTGTATATCCAAATTACTGTTATGTTCATACTCTATTAGTTTTAGTAGCATAATGTTAACATAAATGATTATATCATGAAATGGAATCATGTCTATAACAATTGATAAACTAAAATTTTGCTAATAAGACAGCTGTATTTGAGACTTTTTCAGACCCCAGGTCTCAAAATGAGCACATGATGTTGAAAGATACTGAAGAGGAAGccctaaaactaaattaaatggtGAAAATAGTTAGGTAGAAGTCTGCTATAATGGAACCTGAGACATTATTATTACATCTCTTGTAAACTATGTTATTTATGgttttatttctgcttttattttgccaAATTGTCTCTTTTGTaactgaaaataacataaaaattgaggtaaaacactgaaacacagaacagGTCATTAATTACACAGGATTATTTCAGCGCAGGAGACCaactaaattaaaattaaaagctaaatatttttaCAGATATTAAATGAGAACAAGTAATTTAATATTACAACAGGTTGAAAGTGATGTTTTAATCTTAAAACTGTTAATAACAGTTGATTTCCAATATATTCAAAGAAAGGTACTACACTGAAAGcaatcaacaaaaaataacttgatttttttttgtcactcatttcagttTTGATTCTTACATTTGATTTTGCAGTTACCACTTTGGAAAGAAGCTGTCCTATTCATCCTGCAACCAGATCTTCAGGTGTGCAACTCTATAgggtattcacattttgtgtttcaATATTTACCCCTTTACCATGGTATTGTGGACAGAATGTGCATTGCTTATATTGCAATATTCAAGGGCTTCCCTGAAATAGTTATCATTTTGAAGGCAGCATGTGTTGCTCTTAAATCTTTCAACACACTTCTGACAAAACATGTACTAATATGTTGAGTTCATACTATCTGCAGTGAaatacaagttttgtttttttttaatgttgcagtCTGTAGGAACACAAATCTCATCAGATTAATTACACTTTGGGTGAAACAATGCAGTGTCAAAGTCACTGAAAATGATCAACACTGAAATATTAGATTGATGACCATGACGTCATTGCAAGACACAGCAggttgcataataataataataataataataataataataataataataataataatgataatgatattaATAATGCTTTGTCCAAATCAGGCAAAGGGACAGCCATCTGTTCCATTGTAAGCAGCCGTTGTACGCCCCTGCTTTCTGTCATTTTAAGTCTTCTCTCCTTCCTTTTCATTGCGTCTCTGTGGTCGTCGTGTGAATCTGCAGCGAACAGACCCGCTCCACCACCTAACCTCATATACCGTCAAATAGGCGTTACATCTCTACTTCAGTATAAAAATGGATTCGTGGACATTTTTAGTCCTTTGATGCAATCGTCGCTCTCTGTACTCGGGGAGCTGGTAGAAGAAGATGACCCTTTTCTCTTCGCTTGACAAGGCTTTGCTGCTGTGTGGGGGAGTGGGTTACATCCTGTGGCGTTTCCTGTGTTTGTAAACTAGACGGTATCGAAAACGTCGGGCGAGTGAGGCTGAAAGGTAGATATGATCTTTTCACCATTTCCTTGATGCTCGGTGGATTTAGTTTGTGCATTCGACAGTATGCAATTTTATTAGTAAAACGGTACTCGAAAGAGGCAGAAAAGTGGTTTTTCGAATATTACAGCGTCAATGTTGGTCAGTGCTAGCTAGCTAACAAACGTTAGCTTGAGCATTGGGAGGGGGAGGCAGTCACAACGACGGCCATCACGAATGTCTTTATCGCTCAATCTTGCCTCAAACCAGCTGAGGTTGTGTTGTGTATTGTCTTTTGCTAGAATATGCATCATATTAGTGTGCAAAAAGGATGGTCCGTTGTACACTGTGCAGCAAACAAATGGCCATTTGTTCGCATTAAATGGTTCGATTAGTAGTTGCGTTGGTGTACACTGGGCGAGGGCGCCAGCGAGCAGCTAGCTGCTGGCTAGCTGATGTTAGCCAGGCTGTTTAACACCAGCAAAACTAACGCTAGGTTGGGTTGTGTAGAAAAGGCCAGCTCAGTCAATACTGAAAAAAgacatatatatttaaataatcaTTATGTTGGAGGTGGGGGATTTTCTCGACTCTCAATCAACGCAACGAAATCCAATAATACGACATAGAGTGATTTTTTTATTAGCCTTAGCAATTGTTAGCGCTAGCTGTCTGTTTTTTTATAGCAACATTAGCTGGCTAACCAATGCTAAAGGTTTTGGCACTGGAGCGTTTTAGTGTTGGTTATGTCTAATTAAACTCTTGTAACGAACACTAATCTCAACCCAAGTATGactgaataaatacataactGTGGTAAAATGAAAGAGCTACATCGGTCTGCATCGATTGTGCATCAAGTTCAAGTAGTTTTTTCCAAGAAAATTATGGCCTTCTTGCAAGATCAAAGTTAGAAACGAAGAAACGAAATACGAAGGCACTTATTAGCATTCAGAATTGACTTGTAAGCAAAGGGAAGCTTTTCTTTTTCGGATATGTATTTTACAACTCACTTATTCGAACGATGGTTTCGGTATTCACATTCAACAATAAATGCAACATGCAATCGAATTTCACACGGAGATGCACAGGCCTATATGTGTTATAGTTGAACGAAATAAGTACAGTAAATATATAGAACTTTACATTTTCAGTTCTGTTACTGTTGGTATTGAAAAGAGCCGGATTTTCCCACTACTATTAGACTCAACTTTTGAACAGCACGTTAgctgaaggaagaaagaaagggaaaaaaaaacactgttgagATTTTTGTACCACTCTGAGCAAAAAGATGTAATCTCAGCCCAAATAGCAaggttttctttctcttctggaAATTAACTTTTTGTGCTGACTTCATCAATGAGCAAATTTGTTTCAAATTTCACAACTATGGTAAAAGAGGATTAAATTGCCCAGCAGAATAATTCATTAAACATCAGCAGGGAGTTTATTTGAACACAATCATATGTCATGTAtatatgttgtaaaaaaaaaaaaaaagtcatcatagTGTCTTAAGTGTCTTTGTTAGAAGAAATATGTAGGGTGTTAAGGTCTTGTCTCATTCATAATCTtacaagtcaaattatgcagaaAGTCAATCAATTCCCTGAATTAGTCTTTTTAAATTCCTGAGACACAGGACAGtgttttttcatgaaaaaaaatgtcatgaatgattaaaaattaatgttttttctttttttccatgtacagttttatttttcaatgaatgtggacagtatttatttatttatttatttatttatttttcaatgaatgttgacagtatttatttttttgttttttttatttaagttaGCCAAAGagtcttgtctacaaatgtgggcaaaacccatagctgggtcttaggaggtaaaAAGTGCTCTGAAATGGAAAGAAAAACTAGTACCTTTTATTTGTAAAAGTTCACTTTGATCAGAAATCAGTCAAATCAATAATGTGCCACTTGGCTATTCATTGACATTTCAACAAACTAAACAACAAACCAAGATTAGTGTATTGACATCTATTTTTTAGAATAAAGAATGCTAATGTGTAATATCATTTGGGCTTTTATAATGTAAGTTGTGAGGACAAAAGGTAACTTTAACGCTGGTGCTAATGTAATATGTTGTAGGCAGCCAGTAATGCTGTTGTTATTTAATGCTTGTCTGTTTCATTcgcatcctcctcttcctcagtttTAATGCTAGATGAGTGAGGTGGGAGTGGCTTCCCACCAGCCCGACCATCCTGACTGACGGATCTCTGGATGACCTTGTCCCCACCCCTGTCCCTGCGCTCACATACACCGTTACCACAGCAATGTCACATCTGCCCAGCAGCTCAGTCCGCGACCATATGAAATGGGTTTGTTTTGAAAACACCAAAGTGGTTACAAATAACTTAAGTTGCAGTCTTGTGTCACTCAGGATGTTGTCGATGATGACTAGCTTGGCAAAAACCATATGACTGGCAATAAGTCCTAGATGCAGATCATTTCAAATTACAGCCTGTTTTAAACGTATCATTTAGTTGGTCAGCTGTTGTTCTGAAATCTGtgccctttttgtttttcttttaggcGGGGCTGCTTGGCTGCGAGGCTGTCCTGTCCAGCATGGCCCTAATGCAGGCCAGCTCCATGGCTGCTCCGCCCAAAAAAATGATGGCTCCACTTGGCCATGGACCACCGCAGAGAGAGGGACCTGACCGGGCTCCCCAGAGCCACATGATCCTCCCATCTGGAATGAGCTGTCCACCTCTGGTTAGGACCCTCTTGGGAATTGTGGAGTGGGGATGGGGCTGTTTTATGATATGATTTAATTGTCCTTAAGGGTATCAACCCATTTCCGTAATGAATCTGAACATTTTGTAATGGAGTTAAAGATTAAAGAAGTTCCACTTGTTCTTTTAGTTGTTGCCAAGTCAACCATGCATAAGTATAAATGGGGATTGCTTCATGAGGTCTTTGTAAACACTGTTATCCCTCTGCAAAGAGCAGGTGTTCTATAACCTCTAAATAAAATTTTATGCCATATCTTCAGGTATTGTAGTCCGCACTAACATTATATGGGTATTTTTGCCTTGGAAGTTGATTCCACATTACTTCTTTATGTGAAATCAGTAGCTAATTTCAATAAAATCATGCTTCAAATCAGCTACAGTTACAACTCACAGCTTCATCAGCTGAAGAGAAATGCACTCAACCAGCATTAGATCTAGTAATTTAAATAATATTCAGGTTTTGGTTGGAGATTGTTTTTAactatatttaaataaatgacctGAAACACCATGAAATAAttggtttttattttgctttgtaGCTCATTCGGAAGGAAGGTGAATTCCAAGCTCCCCGCCTGCTGGATGAGAAGGAGATGAGGGCCAACGAGGACatgcagcagaaaaaaaagaacaggaaatcAGTAACGCCCTGCAAAGTGAGAGAACAAGAAGGAAGGGGAGGGAAGGTTAGTGGCAGTGATTCTTAAATAGCGAGTGAACACTGCTGTGCACCTGGTTCACATTCAGATTTTCTTATTGCGTAAAATACATCTAGCTACAGCAGATGTTTTAGTAGAAGCCTTCAACTTAACTGTGCCTGACGTGGAGCTTTCATGTGTGCACATTTTGtttgtgtgggggtggggggaggagTTCAGGGAAAATGTGGAGGGGGTGGAGGATCTCTAGAGAGGAAAGAGGGGGAGGGGAGCAGAGCGAAACGGAGCACAATAACTGCAGTTGTGTGCATAACAGGGGGAGCAGTAACATGAGGGCATTAGGCCATTGGAAAGGACTGTGGGTTTGTTTCAGTTCAGATGTAAATTACATGAAGTAAAAACAAATTTTATGTCTTGCTCTTTCATTCCCATGATTAACAAAAACATTGACGTAAAGACTTGGGATTTGGTTTGCAAAATTCATTTAATTGTAATGCAAATGCAATCCTTTGAAGTGAACTTTGGAATTTTAGATTTCGATCAGGAATTGTTAGTGGATATGTGTGACTTTGTTTTTATGGTAATATTCATAAACTTATCTTCTGTTAGGTGTACCAGAGGGGtcacattttaatacattttgaagCTACAATTTTTTGCTGTCCTCCGTAGGGCACAGGTGGAGATGAGAATGGCCCATCATCCAAAGTGCAGAAAAACTTTATTTGTGATCACTGTTACGGAGCATTTAGGAGTGGATACCACCTGAAGAGACATATCCTCATTCATACAGGTATGAGCTGAGCTTGAAACAACTGCAGTTTAAAGCCACAAACAGATTTGAATACTTAATTATATGAATCATTTATTGAAAAAACCCCTGAAAGCTTGAGTTGGAGTGAATCTAAGAGTGTGCAGCAACTGTAAGGTTTTACAATGGCCTGTTTTTAAAAACCATGTTTGGTAATCGCTTTTACCTCACAGCTAATTGGTGGTATCTGTGGGGACGTTAACTAAAACTGGTGCTCTTCGGTTTAGGGGAGAAGCCGTATGCTTGTGCCGTATGTGACATGAGGTTTATTCAGCGTTACCACCTGGAGAGACACAGCCTCATTCACACGGGTATGCGTCCTTTAACCGTACCCATATTACATAAATCAGACTGCCACTGTGGTCTGTTACTTGAATCAATGGACAGATGCTCAGGGTTCATTTTTTATGTGGACAGTAATTTCCAACAAAGCCACCTCCCAAAAATCTGCCACATTTGTCTTTCAATTTGTCCTATTGATACTGGTCCCCCAACACCAGATAAACGtctataagtaaaggcaaatgcaATGCAGTGTGGTCCAGTAGTCTCAAGTCCACTATTTAAAAACTCTTGTTTTCTGattgtattttttggttttttttcatttatagatGTCCATTTTGCTATAATATAGcttctgtattttcttttcaGCATTTGAGAAGATCACAGAAAGGTTTTTTGTAAATCTGAGCCCAGAATGTTTTCGCGTTTGAGGTCTTTTGAGTGTGGAAGACGAAATTAGCATATTTTGGCTGTCATTGGTTCTGTTAGGACAAACATGAACTTAAtctataatgttttttttgctgtttttggatGTATTGATAGTCATAATGGTATGCTTTTGATTTGATATGTAGTGTATTGATGTTTAATGTACATGGGCTATTACCTCAATGCATTTTGACATGACTGAAAAAAAGTTATTTTCACTTGTAGCAAAAACATTAGCATCCTACAGACGTTTTGATTCAGTGTGGTCACTTTAAACTAAGTTAAGGTTTTCTTAAGGATTCTCCCTACCACTGGTTCATCCACAGAGGTGTTTTCACTTACTGTGCCTCTAAACCTTTTCCCAGGACTGTGTGAATGTGTACATGCACTGCACGATTAGCACCTAATTCGCATTATCTTGTAAATTTGGTGACTTGGTATTAATTTCTACTATATTCACGTCTAAATTTCAGCTTCAGTGTggacttctaaaaaaaaaaaaaaattctaaatgtcTGTTGCATTTGAAACAAGTAAAAGTTAAATAAACCACTATAGAAATTGTAATTAGTAATGCAAGCAAGACTTCTTGATAGTGGACTTGAAAGTGGACTCAAACTTTTGGACCCAGTGTATGTATGTGAAAGCCTCAGTGCACAGGCCGCACGGAAATATTTGGTTTAACTTttgtatgtaattttttttaaaaatcactgcATGGACATCAAAGGACTATATTCTCCACTGACCAAATAAACTGCAGGTCTTAAAAAATAATTTCTATTTGCGTTCCactctttcacacaaaattctttgtttttcattgtttaagAAGTATTCACTCTGGGTAAGTCAACTTCCATCCTGGCAGTTTTAAGTAAGTGACTACTACCTCCAGTattcacaaaaacaaatgcatcaaTGGTGAACTAATATTGACCATATTTACTCAGCTTACTTGGCATGGTTCAGTCgtacatatataatttttattcgCCTATCCTTCAGTAAGCAGTTGCTCTCTGCAGCAACTAtgcatctgttcttttttttttgttacatttccaCTTAGCTAATATTTTTATGCTCTGTGTGTGTAGGAGTGAAGCCGTACGCTTGTTCCATGTGTGACATGAGGTTTTTCCAGCGTTACCACCTGGAGAGACACAGACTCACTCATACGGGTATGAGTCCATTTACCGTACCCAGTTCAAGTTTTCAAACTTAATTTAAGTCAAATTCTAAGTCATTGTAAACCCATGTTTCCCCTATGAAGACATTATACAGtacaaatataacaaaataccCACCAAAATATGCCTAAACAGTATGCTGACAGGGTGTAGTGCATATGTAGTCCAACACAAAGGTCCTGGATCAAAATGTGTGGAAGATCAAATATGTGTAGTGCCATACAACAGCTCAAACGGAATTTACTGAGTATTTCAGGgccattgttttgtattgtatttatatTATTAAACATATTTATTGTAATGTCATTAATAGTAGTTAGAGTTCTGAAAAGAACTTAGTGATACTGCGTGGACCCCTCAAAGTGTATTATCCCTTTTGTACCATCGCTGCATATCAGTATTTActctgttggtttttgttttgattgcTTTTTAGAAGTTATTTTCTGAGTTGTAACTACTTCATCATGCCATGACACATATGAAGATAGGTGTTGTGTACAGTGTATATCGTATACTGTGATactcatattatgtttttgtgaaTTATTTAATGGTGGTTCAGAGCTTAGCTGCGTTAATAAAGCAAGTGACATGTATTCATGATTAAGTTGTCATGTATGGAGAGAACACTGTGGTACAtagctcagattacagttaaaAAATCTAATATCCTATGATTTTACTATGAAGTTAAAACTATCAAATGAATAAAGCGTTTTACATGTGGTAAATATTAGTGCCTCCGTCCCCAAGGCAGCTGTTTTGAAGTGGATGACTCACTAAGGCCATGGTATATTATGGGAATAGTCCTTTGATGTCCACACCTACTTTAAATGCCGATTAATGACTGCACAACTCATGTTTCTAAGCTGTATTTGTCTGGCTTTGTACATGAATATTTTATAATGTAGTTGCACGGCTGCTTTATATAAATGCTTCTGCTGTACATTTCTGGCAGAGATCAAATTGGAAGCTTTGAAGCTCAAGGCAGATGCTTACTTAGGTGTAAGCACGCTTGTAATCCTTTAAGAAAAACATAACTTAATGCCATCATACCTTCATTTGTTATGTAGAACACTATCCCAGGTCAGAATACAGTAATTTGCAACAAATAAATTCAACACAGTAGTCAAAACTGTTCTAACATTAGTCATAATACACATAATGTATTGTCATTTCTGTAGCTCCCCAGTTTGATCACCGTCATAGACCTCTCTTTGCTGACTTGTACGTCTTGTTTTAAACATGCTAAGCCTATGTCCTGCTGCTGTTTGGTTACATAATCCAGATAATTAAAATGACTGTTCTATGGCTACATCTGCTTATTGGAAGTCAAGAAACCACATCGCTTTGACTAGAATGTGAAATGTCTGCCTGGTCCCAGTGATTTAATGCCTGTTAACGATGCTTCCCTTTGATGCCAAAGGAAAGTCTTAGCTAATGTGTTAATACTTTGTGTATGTAGGGGTGAAGCCGTACGCTTGCTCCATGTGTGACATGAGGTTCTTCCAACGTTACCATCTGGCAAGACACAGCCTCACTCATACTGGTATGCGTCTGCTTACCTTAGCTCATTAGATGGTGGTGCCTTTGAAAGTGCCTTTAACATTTCACTTCTTAGAGTTGTTAACACATTCTTGGTTGTCTAAAATAATTTGAGCTTCATATACGAAATATTCAGAGACATAAATGTATCCAGACATGGTAAAATATTCTCACTGTCACTTTTCTCACCACaaatatatttaactttattCTCCCCTGCTCTACTTCTGGTTATTTCTCACTAATTCTCATAGCACACATGACCAGTTACTGCCAAAGATGCATTTGTTTCTCAGGCTGATGGAAGTTTGTGTGGAAGAGCTAATCAGACTTAGGAGTAAGACTTGATGGATATATGTTAAAAAGTATTACTTCTGTTTCTAGCTAATATTTACATACTTTTTGTGTGTGTAGGGGTGAAGCCATACGCTTGCTCCATGTGTGACATGAGATTTTTCCAACGCTACCACTTGGCAAGACACAGCCTCACTCACACGGGTATGGGttcacccccttttttttttttgttttttgcttcattaGAGCCCAAATACCCGGTTTAGTGAAATGTATTTGTTTCCTGCATGTAGGTTGACTTGAGTGTGGGTTATTTTATACATTATGCAATTTCAGTTGGTGAGGCTTGAGGCATGCTGGACATAACTGCGGAATACcgtgtgttttttatatttcaataaaCACTAAAGGTGCTGTTTGCCCTCCATTTCCCAGATCAGCTCCACTGCCATACTTTTAAATTGTACTTTTACCTACCTAGTGAAAATGTTTTGTCTTCGCCATGCATGTGTGCATCAAACCTGCACAAAGTGCAGAAAAAGCTGTTTTTGCTATATTCCCTGGACGCATATGTTGATGTGTAAATGATAGCTTAATTTATTGTCACATACTGCTTTTGGCATGTCTGGATACATAATACAGATGAGTGTGTCCTGTTCAGTTgtcattgtgttatttttacaaaatattttgctttgtgtgtgcagGGGTGAAGCCATATGCTTGCTCCATGTGTGACATGAGGTTTTTCCAGAGATATCACCTGGCAAGGCACACTCTCACCCACACGGGTATAAGTTTTTATTTAATCTTCTCAACTCACAGTACCAGATCTTGTAGTGATTTGCTGTGTTGTGTAGGCATTGCATACATGTGGCAGTATTTGTCATATAGAAAAATGT encodes the following:
- the znf740a gene encoding zinc finger protein 2 isoform X11 encodes the protein MSHLPSSSVRDHMKWAGLLGCEAVLSSMALMQASSMAAPPKKMMAPLGHGPPQREGPDRAPQSHMILPSGMSCPPLLIRKEGEFQAPRLLDEKEMRANEDMQQKKKNRKSVTPCKVREQEGRGGKGTGGDENGPSSKVQKNFICDHCYGAFRSGYHLKRHILIHTGEKPYACAVCDMRFIQRYHLERHSLIHTGVKPYACSMCDMRFFQRYHLERHRLTHTGVKPYACSMCDMRFFQRYHLARHSLTHTGVKPYACSMCDMRFFQRYHLARHSLTHTGVKPYACSMCDMRFFQRYHLARHTLTHTGVKPYACSMCDMRFFQRYHLARHSLTHTGVKPYACTMCDMRFIQRYQLERHSLTHTGVKPYACTMCDKRFFQRYHLARHSLTHMGVKPYACTMCDMKFFQRYHLARHSLTHTGVKPYACTMCDKRFFQRYHLARHSLTHMGVKPFACTMCDMRFVQRYHLARHSLTHTGVKPYACTMCDKRFFQRYHLARHSLTHMGEKPFACDMCDMRFIQRYHLERHKRVHSGEKPYQCERCQQNFSRTDRLLRHRRLCQGRSVAKVENQPCCEPRPYPQEPPPAPPTWSPLHPPPGRLAV
- the znf740a gene encoding zinc finger protein 2 isoform X21; translation: MSHLPSSSVRDHMKWAGLLGCEAVLSSMALMQASSMAAPPKKMMAPLGHGPPQREGPDRAPQSHMILPSGMSCPPLLIRKEGEFQAPRLLDEKEMRANEDMQQKKKNRKSVTPCKVREQEGRGGKGTGGDENGPSSKVQKNFICDHCYGAFRSGYHLKRHILIHTGEKPYACAVCDMRFIQRYHLERHSLIHTGVKPYACSMCDMRFFQRYHLERHRLTHTGVKPYACSMCDMRFFQRYHLARHSLTHTGVKPYACSMCDMRFFQRYHLARHSLTHTGVKPYACSMCDMRFFQRYHLARHTLTHTGVKPYACSMCDMRFFQRYHLARHSLTHTGVKPYACTMCDMRFIQRYQLERHSLTHTGVKPYACTMCDKRFFQRYHLARHSLTHMGVKPYACTMCDMKFFQRYHLARHSLTHTGVKPYACSMCDMRFIQRNHLERHSLTHTGEKPFACDMCDMRFIQRYHLERHKRVHSGEKPYQCERCQQNFSRTDRLLRHRRLCQGRSVAKVENQPCCEPRPYPQEPPPAPPTWSPLHPPPGRLAV
- the znf740a gene encoding gastrula zinc finger protein XlCGF58.1 isoform X13, whose product is MSHLPSSSVRDHMKWAGLLGCEAVLSSMALMQASSMAAPPKKMMAPLGHGPPQREGPDRAPQSHMILPSGMSCPPLLIRKEGEFQAPRLLDEKEMRANEDMQQKKKNRKSVTPCKVREQEGRGGKGTGGDENGPSSKVQKNFICDHCYGAFRSGYHLKRHILIHTGEKPYACAVCDMRFIQRYHLERHSLIHTGVKPYACSMCDMRFFQRYHLERHRLTHTGVKPYACSMCDMRFFQRYHLARHSLTHTGVKPYACSMCDMRFFQRYHLARHSLTHTGVKPYACSMCDMRFFQRYHLARHTLTHTGVKPYACSMCDMRFFQRYHLARHSLTHTGVKPYACTMCDMRFIQRYQLERHSLTHTGVKPYACTMCDKRFFQRYHLARHSLTHMGVKPFACTMCDMRFVQRYHLARHSLTHTGVKPYACTMCDKRFFQRYHLARHSLTHMGVKPFACTMCDMRFVQRYHLARHSLTHTGVKPYACSMCDMRFIQRNHLERHSLTHTGEKPFACDMCDMRFIQRYHLERHKRVHSGEKPYQCERCQQNFSRTDRLLRHRRLCQGRSVAKVENQPCCEPRPYPQEPPPAPPTWSPLHPPPGRLAV